Proteins from a genomic interval of Quercus robur chromosome 9, dhQueRobu3.1, whole genome shotgun sequence:
- the LOC126699786 gene encoding patatin-like protein 2: MDQTQPLFEINPEEYGDLITILSIDGGGIRGIIPSIMIEFLESEIQKLDGPEARIADYFDIIAGTSTGGLVTCMLTAPNENNRPLFAAKDIKNFYLDHCPKIFPQHNRVITEAIEMVKILTGPEYDGQYLHKILKEKLGDTHLHQTLTNVVIPTYDIKLRQTTIFSSYKVKKNPSMDALLSDICIGTSAAPTFLPAYYFETNDPKMGVREFNLIDGGVGDDNPTKLAIGEAKKEIIPSKVITNVRFLVVSLGTGSQKIENTYDANEVAKWALQQWLTHKGESPLEDTLMEAKKDIMDLDIWTDLQIFQSQQYYLRIQDDTLNRTISSVDIATKENLDNLVKVGEELLDKPVSRVNLDTGILEPTNQGTNREALSRYVTILSPKRKRKKSRSDMVITCIKQTNKYESYLLHDCFHNPSNEM; encoded by the exons ATGGATCAAACACAACCCCTTTTTGAAATTAATCCTGAAGAATATGGAGATCTAATCACCATTCTTAGCATTGATGGAGGAGGAATAAGAGGGATAATTCCAAGCATTATGATTGAGTTCCTAGAATCCGAAATTCAG AAACTGGATGGGCCGGAAGCAAGAATTGCTGACTATTTTGATATAATTGCTGGGACTAGCACTGGTGGACTTGTGACTTGCATGCTAACTGCCCCAAATGAAAACAATCGCCCTTTGTTTGCTGCAAAAGATATCAAGAACTTCTATCTTGATCACTGCCCTAAAATCTTCCCTCAACATAACAG GGTAATTACTGAAGCCATAGAGATGGTCAAAATTTTGACTGGTCCAGAATATGACGGTCAATATTTACATAAAATCCTCAAAGAAAAGTTAGGAGATACCCATTTACACCAGACATTAACAAATGTAGTGATTCCAACCTATGATATCAAGCTAAGACAAACTACTATCTTCTCTAGTTACAAA GTGAAGAAGAATCCTAGCATGGATGCCTTGCTCTCAGATATATGCATAGGAACTTCAGCTGCTCCAACATTTCTTCCAGCTTACTATTTTGAAACCAATGATCCCAAAATGGGAGTGAGGGAATTTAATCTAATTGATGGTGGTGTTGGTGATGACAATCCG ACAAAGCTTGCTATTGgagaagcaaaaaaagaaatcattccTAGCAAAGTAATCACCAATGTTCGTTTTCTAGTTGTTTCCTTAGGAACTGGttcacaaaaaatagaaaatacctATGATGCCAATGAAGTGGCTAAGTGGGCTTTGCAGCAATGGTTGACCCATAAGGGTGAAAGTCCATTAGAGGATACACTTATGGAAGCTAAGAAAGACATAATGGACCTTGATATTTGGACTGACCTTCAAATCTTTCAGTCTCAACAATATTATCTTCGAATTCAG GATGATACATTAAACAGAACAATTTCTTCTGTGGATATTGCCACCAAAGAAAACTTGGATAATCTTGTGAAAGTTGGAGAGGAATTATTAGATAAACCAGTTTCGAGGGTGAATTTGGATACTGGAATTCTTGAGCCTACTAATCAAGGTACAAATAGAGAGGCTCTCAGCAGGTATGTCACTATTCTC tcaccaaaaagaaaaagaaaaaagagtagaTCTGATATGGTCATAACTTGCATaaaacaaactaacaaatatgAAAGTTATCTATTACATGATTGTTTTCACAACCCCTCTAATGAAATGTAA